One segment of Sorghum bicolor cultivar BTx623 unplaced genomic scaffold, Sorghum_bicolor_NCBIv3 super_27, whole genome shotgun sequence DNA contains the following:
- the LOC110431498 gene encoding fibrous sheath CABYR-binding protein-like: IRDIDRCAVYVSLAPGMENPAGMDPPEDDAARCPQYTSSEEEQNRPAPTTEDRVAGKRPLAVDPSPTEALPAKTSQAPKHHQLVRITDDDEDEEEAAPSLVRRPRSRPDVVPTTTGQVTSDPPAPHAEPTRLGETGVATATGRTRRRFFTATHRRSDLTASDVDPDNVASLKTAEPTVVVEDAAQQTTQEQTEEQPSVVSVAETVEEVPAQARTGMSTPTRDDEAMRTPPPSSVAEEGDRAPTPPPAEERRAATQPRVETSSPKGSPGQDKGLVIPMTTAEGSVEGEETKRPPTTKLKKSKVAP; this comes from the exons ATTAGAGACAttgaccggtgcgcagtgtacgtgtcactggcacctggtatggaaaATCCTGCTGGGATGGACCCGCCGGAGGacgatgctgctcggtgtcctcaatacaccagcagtgaagaggaaCAGAACCgccccgccccgaccaccgaggatagggtggcggggaaaaggccattggcgGTGGACCCATCTCCTACGGAGGCGCTGCCGGCGAAGACCAGCCAAGCTCCGAAACATCATCAGCTCGTTAGGATcactgacgacgacgaggacgaggaggaggctgcaCCCTCTTTAGTCCGAAGACCGCGCAGTCGTCCAGACGTCGTGCCGACCACTACTGGTCAGGTGACCAGTGATCCTCCTGCTCCACACGCCGAGCCGACGCGTCTTGGAGAGACAGGGGTGGCGACGGCGactggtaggaccaggaggaggttcttcACAGCGACACACAGGCGCTCCGATCT TACGGCGTCTGACGTTGATCCAGACAACGTCGCTAGCCTGAAGACGGCCGAGCCGACTGTTGTCGTCGAAGATGCCGCTCAGCAGACCACCCAGGAGCAGACCGAGGAGCAGCCCTCGGTAGTGAGCGTGGCAGAGACTGTCGAGGAGGTCCCAGCTCAGGCGAGGACCGGAATGAGCACCCCTACAAGGGATGATGAGgctatgaggacgcctcccccgAGCAGTGTCGCGGAGGAGGGAGATAGAGCCCCGACTCCCCCGCCCGCTGAAGAAAGGAGGGCCGCAACTCAACCCCGAGTGGAAACCTCTTCGCCAAAGGGCTCCCCTGGCCAGGATAAAGGTCTAGTGATACCTATGACCACAGCTGAGGGAAGCGTAGAGGGCGAGGAGACtaagcggcctccgacgacgaagtTGAAGAAATCCAAGGTCGCTCCATGA